A DNA window from Longimicrobium sp. contains the following coding sequences:
- a CDS encoding cytochrome P450: MRYPDRAVRLIARLRRRFAGVPAPDAVDLTDPALLHDPFPRYAALREKGPVHFLPRQKLWLVLGYDEVASAFKDPEHFSSVHQPVRFDPVLNEADPPAHTAVRRSTAPFFSASATAGLEERARGFAAGLVDELSDRDEVELVRDFAAPLVERMAGALLGLDASACEALRARLGRYGAGEQEEQFRELDAWAREQAAAPPAASVAAGLHGAAFAPEAAAGLLKLFWVAGTTTTGRLVSSCALYLLRDPALRAELSADPSLIAAMVDEVARLEPPEVLVWRVARPGAELAGTAIPAGAEVRLCVGAANRDPRRFPDPNRLSLRRAPNPHLTFGAGPHFCPGSRLARLQVRAAVEAILTRAPHFRATRPLSAVTYAPSPNYRGLNELHASLRAPSGA, translated from the coding sequence ATGAGGTACCCCGATCGCGCGGTGCGGCTGATCGCCCGGCTGCGGCGCCGCTTCGCCGGCGTGCCCGCGCCGGACGCGGTGGACCTCACCGACCCCGCCTTGCTGCACGACCCCTTTCCGCGCTACGCCGCGCTGCGCGAAAAGGGGCCGGTGCACTTCCTCCCGCGGCAGAAGCTGTGGCTGGTGCTCGGCTACGACGAGGTGGCGAGCGCGTTCAAGGACCCGGAGCACTTCTCCAGCGTCCACCAGCCCGTGCGCTTCGACCCGGTCCTGAACGAGGCGGACCCCCCCGCGCACACCGCGGTGCGCCGCTCCACCGCGCCGTTCTTCAGCGCGTCGGCCACGGCGGGGCTGGAGGAGCGGGCGCGCGGCTTCGCGGCCGGGCTCGTGGACGAGCTTTCAGATAGGGACGAGGTGGAGCTGGTGCGCGACTTCGCGGCGCCGCTGGTGGAGCGGATGGCGGGCGCGCTGCTGGGGCTGGACGCCTCCGCATGCGAGGCGCTGCGGGCGCGGCTGGGGCGGTACGGAGCGGGGGAGCAGGAGGAGCAGTTCCGCGAGCTGGACGCCTGGGCCCGCGAGCAGGCCGCCGCGCCTCCCGCGGCATCGGTGGCCGCGGGGCTGCACGGCGCGGCTTTCGCGCCCGAGGCGGCTGCAGGGCTCCTCAAGCTGTTCTGGGTGGCGGGCACCACCACCACGGGGCGGCTCGTCTCGTCGTGCGCGCTCTACCTGCTCCGCGACCCGGCCCTGAGGGCGGAGCTGAGCGCCGATCCGTCGCTCATCGCCGCCATGGTGGACGAGGTGGCGAGGCTGGAGCCGCCGGAGGTGCTCGTGTGGCGCGTGGCGCGCCCGGGCGCCGAGCTCGCCGGCACGGCGATCCCCGCGGGCGCGGAGGTGAGGCTCTGCGTGGGCGCCGCCAACCGCGATCCCCGGCGCTTTCCGGACCCGAACCGCCTCTCCCTGCGGCGTGCCCCCAATCCCCACCTCACCTTTGGCGCGGGGCCGCACTTCTGCCCCGGCTCCCGCCTGGCGCGCCTCCAGGTGCGGGCGGCCGTGGAGGCGATCCTCACCCGCGCGCCGCACTTCCGCGCGACCCGACCGCTCTCCGCCGTCACGTATGCGCCGTCGCCCAACTACCGCGGGCTGAACGAGCTGCACGCGTCGCTCCGCGCCCCCTCGGGCGCGTGA
- a CDS encoding UbiA family prenyltransferase, with protein MRVTARAGVLHLVRADDWWLYHLLPLLAAAYASIAFYAVGPAVAYPAVARLILSIVCIAAYAHLINDIGDAEQDAVAGKPDRWRGVSLVWRGAIAAAFLACGFGAWVGAGLSARMLELLTVIAALQPVYALHPLRLKERGGWGLAADALHTHALPTLFCVALFAQAAGAPVWAPLPLVLTAWAFFVGVRGIVYHQRTDEANDRRAGVATFVTRHGSGSSAAFVRRAVFPAELVALGAAGVALFPVIPVPVLAFVAYFALMQLLRAMGMWRVTFADPAPAERTAYIPLLAFYRSLPAPAFALVLALRDARFVPLLAVHLLVFAGPILRQVGDVFRIARPLWWGVRRRLLRAPGG; from the coding sequence GTGAGGGTGACGGCGCGCGCCGGCGTCCTGCACCTCGTCCGCGCGGACGACTGGTGGCTGTACCACCTCCTTCCGCTTCTTGCGGCGGCGTACGCTTCGATCGCGTTCTACGCGGTCGGGCCGGCCGTCGCGTACCCGGCGGTGGCGCGCCTCATCCTCTCCATCGTCTGCATCGCGGCGTACGCGCATCTCATCAACGACATCGGCGACGCGGAGCAGGACGCCGTGGCGGGGAAGCCGGACCGCTGGCGCGGCGTTTCGCTGGTGTGGCGCGGGGCGATCGCCGCGGCGTTCCTGGCGTGCGGGTTCGGCGCGTGGGTGGGGGCGGGGCTTTCGGCGCGGATGCTGGAGCTGCTGACGGTGATCGCGGCGCTGCAGCCGGTGTACGCGTTGCATCCGCTGCGGCTCAAGGAGCGCGGCGGGTGGGGGCTCGCTGCGGACGCGCTGCACACGCACGCGCTTCCGACGCTGTTCTGCGTGGCGCTGTTCGCGCAGGCGGCGGGGGCGCCGGTGTGGGCGCCCCTTCCGCTGGTGCTGACGGCGTGGGCGTTCTTCGTGGGGGTGCGCGGCATCGTCTACCACCAGCGTACCGACGAGGCAAACGACCGGCGGGCGGGGGTCGCCACTTTCGTGACGAGGCACGGCTCCGGCAGCTCCGCGGCTTTCGTGCGGCGTGCCGTGTTCCCGGCCGAGCTGGTGGCGCTGGGCGCGGCGGGCGTGGCTCTCTTCCCGGTGATCCCGGTGCCGGTGCTCGCGTTCGTGGCGTACTTCGCCCTGATGCAGCTCCTGCGGGCGATGGGCATGTGGCGCGTCACCTTCGCCGATCCCGCGCCGGCGGAGCGGACGGCGTACATCCCGCTGCTGGCGTTCTACCGGAGCCTGCCCGCGCCCGCCTTCGCTCTCGTGCTGGCGCTGAGGGACGCGCGGTTCGTTCCGCTCCTCGCGGTGCACTTGCTGGTCTTCGCCGGGCCCATCCTGCGGCAGGTGGGCGACGTGTTCCGGATCGCGCGCCCGCTGTGGTGGGGGGTGCGGCGGAGGCTGCTGCGGGCTCCCGGTGGTTGA